A stretch of Cyanobacterium sp. HL-69 DNA encodes these proteins:
- the ybgC gene encoding tol-pal system-associated acyl-CoA thioesterase YbgC: MTQENNPQLPPTTDIEVDHSLRATIEKWFQYPITVHPHHTDYAGIVWHGNYIPWLEEARIEYLRSIGIEYADLVSAGCELPVVEINLRYHQPLKMGESAIVKTRVNEIQKVRMHWDYEIVSFSSQNLYLSGRVTLVGIDTQKGKVLRQLPPILQQALVKMS; this comes from the coding sequence ATGACACAAGAAAATAATCCCCAATTACCACCTACCACAGATATTGAGGTTGATCACAGTTTGAGGGCGACCATCGAAAAATGGTTTCAATATCCCATCACCGTCCATCCTCACCACACCGACTATGCAGGAATAGTATGGCACGGCAACTACATCCCCTGGCTAGAAGAAGCCAGAATTGAATATTTGCGTAGCATTGGCATCGAATACGCCGATTTAGTCAGTGCTGGTTGTGAATTACCCGTGGTGGAAATTAATCTTCGCTATCATCAACCCCTAAAAATGGGAGAAAGTGCGATCGTCAAAACCCGTGTCAACGAAATCCAAAAAGTGAGAATGCACTGGGATTATGAAATAGTTTCCTTCTCCTCTCAGAATCTTTACCTTTCAGGTAGAGTGACCCTCGTGGGCATAGATACCCAAAAAGGCAAGGTTTTGAGGCAACTCCCCCCCATATTACAACAAGCCTTAGTCAAGATGTCATGA
- the ndhH gene encoding NAD(P)H-quinone oxidoreductase subunit NdhH: MPKIETRTEPMVLNMGPHHPSMHGVLRLILTLDGEDVVDCEPVIGYLHRGMEKIAESRTNVMYVPYVSRWDYAAGMFNEAITVNAPEKLADIDVPKRAQYIRVIMLELNRIANHLLWLGPFLADVGAQTPFFYIFREREMIYDLWESASGMRLINNNYFRIGGVAVDLPYGWVDKCEDFCDYFLPKVDEYEKLITNNPIFRKRVEGIGTITREQAINWGLSGPMLRGSGVKWDLRKVDHYECYDDFDWDVQWETAGDCFSRYLIRIREMRESIKIIRQALEGLPGGPYENLEAKRMAEGKKSEWNDFEYQYIAKKVAPTFKIPEGEHYVRMESGKGELGIFIVGNNDVFPWRWKIRAPDFNNLQILPHLLKGVKVADVMAILGSIDVIMGSVDR, from the coding sequence ATGCCTAAAATTGAAACTAGAACAGAACCCATGGTATTAAACATGGGACCCCATCACCCCTCCATGCACGGGGTGTTAAGGTTAATTCTTACCCTCGATGGTGAAGACGTAGTCGATTGTGAGCCAGTCATCGGTTATTTACACCGAGGTATGGAAAAGATTGCGGAAAGCCGTACTAATGTAATGTACGTCCCCTACGTTAGCCGTTGGGATTATGCAGCAGGAATGTTTAATGAGGCTATTACGGTTAATGCTCCTGAAAAGTTGGCAGATATTGATGTTCCGAAAAGGGCTCAATATATTAGGGTAATTATGCTTGAGCTTAATCGCATCGCTAATCATCTTCTCTGGCTTGGCCCTTTCTTGGCAGATGTGGGCGCCCAAACTCCTTTTTTCTATATTTTCCGTGAACGGGAAATGATCTATGATTTATGGGAGTCGGCTTCAGGAATGCGCTTAATTAACAATAACTATTTCCGCATTGGTGGGGTAGCAGTTGATTTACCCTATGGTTGGGTAGATAAGTGTGAAGATTTTTGTGACTATTTCTTACCCAAGGTTGATGAGTACGAAAAGTTAATTACTAATAATCCTATTTTCCGTAAAAGGGTTGAGGGTATTGGTACTATTACCCGTGAACAGGCTATTAACTGGGGTTTATCTGGCCCTATGTTGCGTGGTTCTGGGGTAAAGTGGGATCTTAGAAAGGTTGACCACTACGAATGTTATGATGATTTTGATTGGGATGTTCAGTGGGAAACTGCTGGGGATTGTTTTTCTCGATATTTGATTCGCATTCGGGAAATGCGTGAGTCTATTAAGATTATTCGTCAAGCCCTCGAAGGTTTACCCGGTGGTCCTTACGAAAATTTGGAAGCTAAAAGAATGGCTGAGGGCAAAAAATCTGAGTGGAATGATTTTGAGTATCAGTATATTGCGAAAAAGGTAGCCCCGACGTTCAAAATTCCTGAAGGTGAGCATTATGTTCGCATGGAAAGTGGCAAGGGTGAGTTGGGCATTTTTATTGTGGGTAATAATGATGTGTTCCCTTGGCGTTGGAAAATTAGAGCTCCTGATTTTAATAATTTACAGATTCTTCCTCATTTACTAAAGGGGGTTAAGGTTGCTGATGTTATGGCAATTCTCGGTAGTATTGATGTAATTATGGGATCTGTGGATCGTTAA
- the cpcG gene encoding phycobilisome rod-core linker protein CpcG: MTLPLLNYTPSSQNSRVEGFEVGGDEQPKIYNAENLLFASDMDNLIEAAYRQIFFHAFKSDREVALESQLRNRQITVRDFIRGLLLSETFRNSFYEKNSNYRFVEHCVQKVLGRDVFNEREKIAWSIVIATKGYKGFIDELLNSDEYLESFGYDIVPYQRRRNLPSRELGERPFNIKSPRYNEYHRNQLGFPQVIWQNQVRRFTPQEKQVKAGDPSGYLNLARSIGSKPTPAPRVSAMNISLDRVPYRKS; this comes from the coding sequence TTGACTCTTCCTCTTCTTAATTACACTCCCAGCTCTCAGAATTCTCGTGTAGAAGGATTCGAGGTTGGCGGAGATGAGCAACCAAAAATCTATAATGCGGAAAACTTACTTTTCGCATCCGACATGGACAACCTCATTGAGGCTGCCTATCGTCAAATTTTCTTTCATGCGTTCAAATCTGACCGTGAAGTCGCCCTAGAATCTCAACTACGTAATCGCCAAATCACCGTTCGTGATTTCATTCGTGGCTTATTATTATCAGAAACTTTTAGAAACAGTTTTTACGAAAAAAATAGTAACTATCGCTTTGTAGAGCATTGCGTACAAAAGGTTTTAGGTCGTGATGTCTTTAACGAAAGAGAAAAAATTGCTTGGTCTATCGTCATTGCCACAAAAGGTTACAAAGGATTCATCGATGAGTTATTAAACTCCGATGAATATCTTGAAAGTTTTGGTTATGACATCGTACCTTATCAACGTCGTCGTAACTTACCTTCCCGTGAACTAGGCGAAAGACCTTTCAACATCAAATCTCCTCGTTACAACGAGTATCACCGCAATCAGCTTGGTTTCCCTCAAGTTATTTGGCAAAATCAAGTTCGTCGTTTTACTCCCCAAGAAAAACAAGTCAAAGCAGGAGATCCCTCTGGTTATCTCAATCTAGCTCGTAGCATCGGTAGTAAGCCTACTCCTGCTCCCCGTGTATCGGCTATGAATATCAGCTTAGACAGAGTTCCTTATCGTAAATCATAA
- the rlmL gene encoding 23S rRNA (guanine-N-2-) -methyltransferase rlmL: protein MTYQYFATVGRGLEDIASQEIINLGGTNVETDFTGVHFKGDTELLYRVNLWSRTIFRVLLTLETVPSYDSDELYESVNSFDWSPYLNPSQTLAVHCTGKTPRLNHSHFTALQVKSAIVDQQQEKYGIRSDVDTENPDVIINAHIRHNKCTLSLDSSGESLHRRGYRPAMGRAPLKETLAAALLYMTDWTPDLPLVDPLCGSGTLPIEATLMALNIAPGLYRKDFAFQKWAGFDPDLWEKVFAEAEASEKDTMPIITGSDAEEDVIIQARSNARACGFADKVKFYHQRLIDVEAPADHGVLICNPPYGKRLSETEQLFPLYKLLGDVLKQRFKGWTGYILSGNKELTKKIGLRTSQRIPVDNGGIPCTLLKYELY from the coding sequence ATGACCTATCAATATTTTGCCACTGTAGGCAGAGGTTTAGAAGATATTGCTTCCCAAGAGATTATTAATTTGGGGGGGACAAATGTTGAAACAGATTTTACGGGGGTTCATTTTAAGGGAGATACAGAATTACTTTATCGGGTAAATTTATGGAGTAGGACCATATTTAGGGTTTTATTAACTTTGGAAACTGTTCCTAGTTATGACTCGGACGAACTTTATGAGAGTGTAAACAGTTTTGATTGGTCACCTTATCTTAATCCTTCTCAAACCTTGGCGGTTCATTGTACGGGAAAAACTCCTCGTCTTAATCATAGTCATTTTACCGCTTTACAGGTTAAAAGTGCGATCGTTGATCAACAACAAGAAAAGTACGGCATAAGATCTGATGTGGATACAGAAAATCCAGACGTGATTATCAATGCCCATATCCGTCATAATAAATGTACCCTGAGCTTGGATAGTTCTGGAGAAAGCCTCCATCGTCGAGGTTATCGCCCCGCCATGGGACGAGCGCCCCTTAAGGAAACCTTGGCAGCGGCTTTGTTATATATGACCGATTGGACTCCTGATTTACCTTTAGTAGATCCTCTTTGTGGCTCTGGTACTTTACCTATCGAGGCTACTTTAATGGCTCTGAACATTGCTCCAGGATTATATCGAAAGGATTTTGCTTTCCAAAAATGGGCAGGTTTTGACCCTGATTTATGGGAGAAAGTGTTTGCGGAGGCAGAGGCTAGTGAAAAAGATACTATGCCCATAATCACGGGCAGTGATGCAGAGGAAGATGTGATTATCCAAGCCAGAAGTAATGCTCGTGCCTGTGGATTTGCCGATAAGGTGAAGTTTTATCATCAAAGGTTGATTGATGTGGAAGCCCCTGCGGATCATGGTGTCCTCATTTGTAATCCTCCCTATGGTAAAAGACTGTCAGAAACAGAGCAGTTATTTCCCCTTTATAAATTGTTGGGGGATGTTCTCAAGCAAAGATTTAAGGGATGGACTGGTTACATTCTCAGTGGTAATAAAGAACTAACTAAGAAAATTGGTCTAAGGACTTCTCAACGGATTCCTGTGGATAACGGGGGAATTCCTTGTACTCTGTTAAAGTACGAGCTTTATTAA
- a CDS encoding Glycosyl transferase, family 2 — translation MSSLSISVVICTYNREAYLKLALDSLLKQDIKDYQIVVVDNASTDGTATIVQELLQDNPQLSYVYEPQLGLSVARNTGVKSTNGDIVAYLDDDAIAPPHWLRTLLEVYENDSQVVIAGGKVNLILPEGVSHLPSWLSDDMAIALGFYDLGNEVKQINDAGLTPRGLNYSFRRSFWEEVGGFDVKFDRVGNNLLSNGDLVFTEIAIKNGKKVLYIPMAEVGHNVQPERLTKNWFLRRSWWQGVSEYYRAKDKNTKKSKQFFKASERIARGVYKSIKYYQNPAVRFENVLYAYGQFGYLKHLITK, via the coding sequence ATGAGTTCTCTTTCTATTAGCGTGGTTATTTGTACTTATAATCGAGAAGCATATTTAAAACTTGCATTGGATAGCCTCTTAAAACAAGATATAAAAGACTATCAAATAGTAGTGGTTGATAATGCTTCCACTGATGGTACAGCCACAATAGTTCAAGAATTATTACAAGATAATCCCCAGTTATCATATGTATATGAGCCACAATTAGGATTATCCGTGGCGAGAAACACTGGTGTAAAATCAACCAATGGCGACATTGTTGCATATTTGGATGATGACGCGATTGCACCTCCCCATTGGCTTAGAACTCTTTTAGAAGTGTATGAAAATGATTCTCAAGTGGTGATCGCCGGGGGTAAAGTCAATCTCATCTTGCCCGAAGGGGTATCACACTTGCCTTCATGGTTATCAGATGACATGGCTATCGCTTTGGGATTTTATGACTTAGGCAATGAAGTTAAGCAAATCAATGATGCTGGTTTAACTCCAAGAGGATTAAACTATTCTTTCCGTAGAAGTTTTTGGGAAGAAGTGGGGGGATTTGATGTAAAGTTTGATCGAGTCGGAAATAATTTATTATCTAACGGTGATCTTGTATTTACAGAAATAGCCATTAAAAATGGTAAAAAAGTGCTCTACATACCCATGGCAGAAGTTGGACATAATGTACAACCAGAAAGGTTAACCAAGAATTGGTTTTTACGTCGTAGCTGGTGGCAGGGAGTGAGCGAATACTATCGAGCGAAGGATAAGAATACTAAAAAATCCAAGCAGTTTTTCAAGGCATCTGAGAGGATTGCTCGAGGGGTTTATAAGAGTATAAAATATTATCAAAATCCTGCCGTACGTTTTGAAAATGTACTTTATGCCTATGGACAATTTGGTTATTTAAAACATTTAATAACTAAGTGA
- the thrB1 gene encoding homoserine kinase ThrB1, whose amino-acid sequence MAKSNSMVIRVPATTANIGPGFDCLGAALSLYNEFEFTRSSNGTSFRVSGMEGEKISLGEDNLLYQSFVKVYEHIGEEIPPVNINIKVGVPLARGLGSSATAIVGGLLGANYFAQKPLSSSELMNLAIAIEGHPDNVIPAFMGNCILSVGNGDSWHFVPIPVNNDIVFVLGIPDFELSTEEARGVLPKSLSYGDAVFNIGHLGLLLRGLETGNGAWLSEALQDKLHQPYRRSLIKGYGEVEQAVLSHGGYGMVISGAGPTLLALCPQNEDQGVAEAMEKAWLQVGITAKVRSLLIDTKGAEVIDN is encoded by the coding sequence ATGGCTAAAAGTAATTCTATGGTAATTAGAGTCCCTGCAACCACTGCAAATATTGGTCCGGGGTTTGATTGTTTGGGGGCGGCCTTAAGTCTTTATAACGAATTTGAATTTACCCGAAGCTCTAACGGTACTTCCTTCAGGGTTTCTGGCATGGAAGGAGAAAAAATTAGTCTTGGGGAAGATAATTTGTTATACCAATCTTTTGTCAAGGTTTACGAACATATTGGGGAAGAAATTCCCCCTGTAAATATCAATATAAAAGTGGGTGTGCCCCTAGCCAGAGGTTTGGGTAGTTCTGCCACTGCCATTGTGGGGGGATTATTAGGGGCTAATTATTTTGCTCAAAAGCCTTTATCTTCTTCGGAGTTAATGAACTTGGCGATCGCCATTGAAGGTCATCCTGATAATGTAATTCCAGCATTTATGGGAAACTGTATCCTTTCGGTGGGTAATGGAGATAGTTGGCATTTTGTACCTATCCCAGTTAATAATGACATTGTCTTTGTGTTGGGCATTCCCGATTTTGAGTTATCTACGGAAGAAGCGAGGGGGGTTTTACCCAAAAGTTTAAGTTATGGGGATGCGGTATTTAATATTGGTCATTTAGGTTTACTTTTGAGGGGTTTGGAAACGGGTAATGGTGCATGGTTATCTGAAGCCCTACAGGATAAATTACACCAGCCCTATCGCCGTAGTTTGATAAAGGGTTATGGTGAAGTAGAACAGGCGGTATTAAGCCATGGTGGTTATGGTATGGTGATTAGTGGGGCAGGACCTACATTATTGGCTTTGTGTCCCCAGAATGAAGATCAGGGGGTGGCTGAAGCCATGGAAAAGGCTTGGTTACAAGTTGGGATAACAGCTAAAGTGCGATCGCTCTTAATTGACACAAAAGGAGCGGAAGTAATTGACAATTGA
- the sufR gene encoding transcriptional regulator of FeS assembly SufR, with protein MNISLHQSSKESILQYLLKNNKATAQEIAKAIDISPQAIRRHLKDLESQNLIDYEIMPLKSGRPQHSYYLSQQGRDLFPQNYGDFAVSFLDTMAETVGEKKVTEILAKQWQKKASMYRQYMKGKNIEQRVQQLAEIRRREGYMAELYSLSDTESEKFFFSEHNCAISDVAQSYPQVCGHELEMFASLFPDCKVERTNWIYDGEHRCGYLITNG; from the coding sequence ATGAACATTTCCCTGCATCAATCCAGCAAAGAGAGTATTTTGCAATATCTCTTAAAAAATAATAAAGCCACGGCTCAAGAAATAGCCAAAGCCATAGATATCAGCCCCCAAGCCATTCGGCGCCATCTCAAAGACTTAGAAAGTCAAAACTTGATTGACTACGAAATAATGCCCCTCAAATCAGGGCGGCCCCAACATTCATATTATCTCAGTCAGCAAGGGCGAGATCTTTTTCCACAAAATTACGGTGATTTTGCCGTTTCTTTCTTAGATACCATGGCAGAAACCGTGGGGGAAAAAAAAGTTACCGAAATTTTGGCAAAACAATGGCAAAAAAAAGCCTCTATGTACCGTCAATATATGAAGGGTAAAAATATAGAACAGAGAGTTCAACAATTAGCGGAAATTCGTCGTCGAGAAGGATATATGGCGGAATTATATTCTTTGAGTGATACTGAGTCTGAAAAGTTTTTTTTTAGTGAGCATAATTGTGCGATTTCTGATGTTGCTCAATCTTATCCTCAAGTTTGTGGTCATGAGTTGGAAATGTTCGCTTCTCTTTTTCCTGATTGTAAAGTAGAAAGGACTAACTGGATTTATGATGGGGAACATCGTTGTGGTTATTTAATAACGAATGGATAG
- the lepB gene encoding signal peptidase I, giving the protein MSAPSPKPETNKAVKKEENPIIEIVKTVVMAGILSFGIRTFVAEARYIPSSSMEPTLQINDRLIIEKMTYRFRQPERGEIIVFDATEAIQQLGWNGAFIKRVIGLPGDEVMVRNGDVQVNGQILKEPYIKNAPKYDFGPVVVPKNSYLVLGDNRNNSSDSHVWGYVPDENIIGRATVRFWPFNRLGGIDENSALADTLIESPQ; this is encoded by the coding sequence ATGAGTGCTCCATCGCCAAAACCAGAAACCAATAAAGCTGTTAAAAAAGAAGAAAATCCTATCATAGAAATAGTCAAGACAGTTGTAATGGCTGGTATTCTATCTTTTGGCATTCGTACTTTTGTCGCAGAAGCTAGATACATTCCCTCTTCTTCTATGGAACCGACTCTACAAATTAATGATAGATTAATTATCGAAAAAATGACCTATCGTTTTCGGCAGCCAGAGAGAGGAGAAATAATTGTTTTTGATGCCACCGAAGCTATTCAGCAGTTGGGTTGGAATGGAGCTTTTATTAAGAGGGTAATTGGCTTACCAGGGGATGAGGTTATGGTGAGAAATGGCGATGTACAAGTTAATGGTCAAATTTTAAAAGAGCCTTATATCAAGAATGCCCCTAAATATGATTTTGGGCCTGTGGTAGTACCTAAAAATAGCTATTTGGTATTGGGAGATAACCGTAATAATAGCTCTGATTCCCATGTTTGGGGCTATGTACCAGATGAAAATATTATTGGGAGAGCTACAGTACGTTTTTGGCCTTTTAATCGTCTGGGGGGTATCGATGAAAATTCTGCCCTTGCGGATACTTTAATCGAATCTCCTCAATAA
- a CDS encoding alpha-mannosidase translates to MLLKETINKLKSLTELDIQNHWYFLDEKLSTPPLAIDSNWQRAIANEKKYLVWEKGNKIRWFAQKITIPDHLNNYPLDNLSLRIGLTWWAESAEIYINNKLVCEGDLFDSSSRVLITNNSQPNEEFIISLKLVSPNHDIGGLMSSRCLYESEYNNTIDPSFVANELTVLSQYIDNFYPEDNIKLENAIQLINWNNVNKQNLFNQSLIELRNKLLPLSAYIKNRNFYLLGHAHLDMAWLWTMDETYTVAQRTFNSVLNLQKDSPSLTFGHTTAYLYQWIENHNKPLFAQIQAKVKNNTWEILGGMWVEPEVNLISGESLIRQVLYGQKYFQEKFVKYNRVAWLPDSFGFPAQLPQILSLGQIDYFVTGKLHWNDTNKFPHGCFWWQSPDGSRIFTAMSPPNVAGVMNTNPVVMSDYSVDWEKQTGLQDIFWLPGVGDHGGGPTRDMLEVVKRYDDSPFFPQVNFAKAENYLDKIKDKLKGNIPIWDEDIYLELHRGCYTTHGDQKYFNRYCEKLLFQAELFSTIINILNHNYQMCFKKVNKIQSNIDTLWQKVLLNQFHDILPGTSITPVFKEANQLWQEVIEQGELILQDCLRAIALNIDNTEKELPKGAKRVIIFNSLNWKRSEIVEIDVDGKQYQVKDCQGNILETQISEENKLLVFVNNIYGVGYTQLILTPAQEIDKLKPLKLEREFILQNEFIKAKIDPKTGNLISIYDYNIGKEIINGQGNELQLFQDKGQYWDAWNIDPNYEKYPLNNPKLIEIQWLENGKLRQTVKIVKKYKKSTFIQKYILNCNSPIIYIENTIDWQEEYTLLKVNFPLNFTSPKAYYETPCAVMEYPTTPKTTLEKAKWEICAHHWVDLSNNKYGVSLLNNCKYGHDFKANQIRLSLLRSPKWPDPTSDMMIHNFTYAIYPHQDSWQDAKTVHKGYELNVPLQVIVLDENEHNADILPSAQEFLNLGSNNLILTALKQSYDDHNQIIIRCYEAENKPANFLLKNTLNLRVHKKVNILENALNDIDCKSIKPCEIATYVIISESKENV, encoded by the coding sequence ATGTTATTAAAAGAAACTATAAATAAACTTAAATCTTTAACTGAACTAGACATACAAAACCACTGGTATTTTTTAGATGAAAAATTATCAACTCCCCCCTTAGCCATCGATAGTAATTGGCAAAGGGCGATCGCCAATGAAAAAAAATATTTAGTTTGGGAAAAAGGTAATAAAATTCGTTGGTTTGCTCAAAAAATAACCATTCCAGATCATCTAAATAACTATCCTCTTGATAACCTCTCATTACGAATTGGATTAACATGGTGGGCAGAATCAGCAGAGATATATATTAATAATAAATTAGTCTGTGAAGGAGATTTATTCGACTCCTCCAGTCGAGTTTTAATTACTAATAATAGTCAACCAAATGAAGAGTTTATCATTAGTCTAAAATTAGTTAGTCCGAATCATGACATCGGAGGATTAATGTCTTCTCGATGTCTTTATGAAAGTGAGTACAACAACACCATTGACCCTAGTTTTGTGGCTAACGAACTTACCGTTTTATCTCAATATATTGATAACTTTTACCCCGAAGATAACATTAAATTAGAGAATGCTATTCAACTAATTAACTGGAATAATGTTAATAAACAAAACTTATTTAATCAGTCACTAATTGAGTTGAGAAATAAACTTTTACCTTTATCTGCATACATCAAAAATAGAAACTTTTATTTATTAGGTCATGCCCATTTAGATATGGCTTGGTTATGGACAATGGATGAAACTTATACCGTTGCCCAACGAACTTTTAACTCAGTTTTAAATTTACAAAAAGATAGTCCTTCATTAACATTTGGACATACCACTGCATACCTATATCAATGGATAGAAAATCATAATAAACCTTTATTTGCTCAAATTCAAGCAAAAGTAAAAAATAATACTTGGGAAATATTAGGAGGAATGTGGGTAGAGCCAGAGGTAAATTTAATTAGTGGAGAATCATTAATTAGACAAGTATTATATGGGCAAAAATATTTCCAAGAAAAGTTTGTAAAATATAATCGGGTGGCATGGTTGCCTGATAGTTTTGGTTTTCCTGCTCAATTGCCTCAAATTTTGAGTTTGGGACAAATTGATTATTTCGTAACAGGAAAACTACACTGGAATGACACTAATAAGTTTCCCCATGGTTGTTTTTGGTGGCAGTCTCCTGATGGGAGTAGGATTTTTACGGCCATGTCTCCTCCAAATGTGGCGGGGGTAATGAATACTAATCCTGTGGTGATGAGTGACTATAGTGTGGATTGGGAAAAGCAAACAGGGTTACAGGATATTTTTTGGTTACCAGGAGTTGGTGACCATGGGGGAGGGCCTACCCGTGATATGTTAGAAGTAGTAAAACGTTATGATGATTCTCCTTTTTTCCCGCAGGTAAATTTTGCTAAGGCGGAAAATTATTTAGATAAAATTAAGGATAAATTAAAAGGTAATATTCCCATATGGGATGAAGATATTTATTTAGAGTTACATCGGGGTTGTTATACTACCCATGGAGATCAAAAATATTTTAATAGATATTGTGAGAAGTTACTTTTTCAGGCTGAGTTATTCTCTACAATTATTAATATTTTAAATCATAACTATCAGATGTGTTTTAAAAAAGTTAATAAAATACAGTCTAACATTGATACTCTATGGCAAAAAGTACTATTAAATCAATTTCATGATATTCTTCCAGGCACTTCTATTACTCCGGTTTTTAAAGAAGCAAATCAACTTTGGCAGGAGGTAATAGAACAAGGAGAATTAATTTTACAAGATTGCCTAAGGGCGATCGCCCTTAATATTGATAATACAGAAAAAGAGTTACCAAAAGGAGCAAAAAGAGTAATAATTTTCAATAGCTTAAATTGGAAACGCTCAGAAATAGTGGAGATAGATGTTGATGGAAAACAGTATCAAGTAAAAGACTGTCAGGGTAATATATTAGAAACTCAAATTTCTGAAGAGAATAAGCTATTAGTTTTTGTTAATAATATTTATGGCGTTGGCTATACTCAATTAATATTAACTCCTGCCCAAGAAATAGATAAATTAAAACCTTTAAAATTAGAAAGAGAATTTATTTTACAAAATGAATTTATAAAAGCAAAAATTGATCCTAAAACAGGAAACTTAATCAGCATTTATGATTACAACATAGGCAAAGAAATAATTAATGGTCAAGGGAATGAATTACAACTATTTCAAGATAAAGGACAATATTGGGATGCTTGGAACATTGACCCTAATTATGAAAAATATCCCCTAAACAATCCTAAATTAATAGAGATTCAGTGGCTAGAAAATGGAAAATTAAGACAAACCGTAAAAATAGTTAAAAAATATAAAAAATCAACCTTCATACAGAAATATATTTTAAACTGTAATAGCCCTATTATTTATATCGAAAATACCATCGATTGGCAGGAAGAATACACTCTCTTAAAAGTTAACTTTCCCCTAAACTTTACTAGCCCCAAAGCTTATTATGAAACTCCCTGTGCAGTGATGGAATATCCTACCACACCAAAAACTACATTAGAAAAAGCAAAATGGGAAATTTGCGCCCATCATTGGGTTGACTTAAGCAATAATAAATATGGAGTAAGTTTACTAAACAATTGTAAATACGGTCATGATTTTAAAGCAAATCAAATTCGACTAAGTTTGTTGCGTAGTCCTAAATGGCCTGACCCTACTTCTGATATGATGATACATAACTTTACCTATGCTATCTATCCCCATCAAGATAGTTGGCAAGATGCAAAAACTGTTCATAAAGGCTATGAGTTAAATGTACCTTTACAAGTAATAGTTTTGGATGAAAATGAGCATAATGCTGATATATTACCCTCAGCCCAAGAGTTTTTAAATTTAGGTTCAAATAATTTAATTTTGACAGCCTTAAAACAAAGTTATGATGACCATAATCAAATTATTATACGTTGTTATGAAGCAGAGAATAAACCTGCTAATTTTCTCTTAAAAAACACTTTAAATTTAAGAGTTCACAAAAAAGTCAATATTTTAGAAAATGCCCTCAATGACATTGATTGCAAATCTATTAAACCTTGCGAAATTGCTACTTATGTTATTATCTCAGAATCAAAGGAAAATGTTTAG
- the pdxJ gene encoding pyridoxine 5'-phosphate synthase PdxJ gives MLTLGVNIDHVATIRQARRTIEPDPIGAAVLAELAGADGITAHLREDRRHIQDRDIKLLRQTVRTHLNLEMAPTEEMINIALDIKPDYVTLVPEKREEVTTEGGIDIVNNLSRFTDVVERLQGAGIPVSWFIDADEAQIEASFKTKALFIELHTGKYADAPNKDIERKELEALKVGTKQALDLGLRVNAGHGLTYWNVYPVACIEGMEELNIGHSIISRAVLVGLERAVREMKLAMRGEL, from the coding sequence TTGTTAACCCTTGGTGTAAATATTGACCACGTGGCGACCATTCGCCAAGCTAGACGTACCATAGAACCTGATCCCATTGGGGCCGCCGTGTTAGCCGAATTAGCAGGGGCTGATGGCATTACAGCGCACCTTAGAGAAGATAGACGACACATTCAAGATCGAGATATTAAGCTACTAAGGCAAACAGTACGCACCCATTTAAACTTAGAAATGGCTCCCACAGAAGAGATGATCAATATTGCCCTAGATATTAAACCTGATTATGTCACTCTTGTACCCGAAAAAAGAGAAGAAGTAACCACGGAAGGAGGTATTGATATTGTTAATAATTTAAGTCGTTTTACTGATGTAGTTGAGAGGTTACAGGGTGCTGGTATTCCTGTAAGTTGGTTTATTGATGCTGATGAGGCTCAAATAGAGGCATCTTTCAAAACTAAAGCTTTGTTTATTGAGTTGCACACAGGAAAATATGCTGATGCTCCAAATAAGGACATTGAGAGGAAGGAGTTGGAAGCCCTGAAGGTGGGTACAAAACAAGCCCTTGATTTAGGTTTGAGGGTGAATGCTGGTCATGGTTTAACTTATTGGAATGTTTACCCTGTGGCTTGTATTGAGGGCATGGAGGAGTTAAATATTGGTCATAGTATTATTAGCCGTGCTGTTTTAGTTGGTTTGGAAAGGGCTGTAAGGGAGATGAAGTTGGCTATGAGGGGAGAACTTTAA